GTTTAACACTTTGACGCTTCAATTTGTTTGCATTAACACCGCACAGCTTGCGTTTTTTCGCTGTTATTAAATCTTCGTTACTGGTACGCCGGAAATCGTTAAATTTCACTGTTCTCTCTTCTTCGAAACTCCGCTTGTAATCATTCGGTTCGTGCGATCTTTGCGAATCGCGTCTTAATTTTCTCGCTATCTGCCTGGCTCGCTCCATTTTTAACTTGTTACGCAACGCATTTTTtctcgttacatttttaagacTGGCACTTCTGTTGTCGATAGAAACTTGCTTCTCCATCTCATTGTTATGAATGTTGCGCTTGTGATAAGATACATTAGACTTTGCTTCGCCAGTTTcgtttttaagaataacgtcGAAACAGGTTGTCCTGATGTTTGACACGTCGATGGtcgttttgtttttatcaatCGTATGCAATGCAGCCGATGGTTCTGTAACAAAGTCGAGCTCCCAAAATCTAGTGCCGCCTAAATGATACGACATGCTTTTCTCGATGGGCCACGCTTgatctaataattttctttcattttcagtcatttttttatccttGACTCTGTCATCTTTGAATCTTCCATTCTGTGTTTGCGTCGATGTTTCATTCTCCTTGTAATTcatataatctatataatataaaaattagaaagatatttgcatattataaTGTTGAACGCTGTAcaagaaaagatatattttctaatattgcattaaaatctTGAAAGTTAATGAACTGTAGTACAGCCATAGTGCACAAcagttttgtataatataaatatgtataatcaaataaattaaaaaattaaagtattgaaaaaatttttattcatcgtACCTTCTATCAAATCCTCGATATAATCTTTTtcatcttctatttttttctcagctTCTTCTGACAGTTCATCTTCTTCTAGATCTTCATCTTTCTCTTCGACCTCATAGTATGGTGTTGTAATTTTCTTACCGAATTCAGTTCTATAAATATCATTCGATTCAGATAAAATTGCTGTCAATTTGTCTTTATTTGGTTTAGTAGATAATACTTCATGCGTTTGTTTATCCTCATTATAATTGAGATGTAATACGTTCACCGTATAAAATCCATTTTCTTCGGTTGTTGCAGTTGTTACTTTTTGATTCGAAATATTGTCTCTACTTTCCTTTGACCAAAATCGTTCATTGTTTTCTATTAATGAAACGTCCCTTTTTTGGATACTTGCTTTGTCATCAGTGaggaaattatttcttttttcagaaattaaattatatctgaagaaagcgttttttgttttatcttcCTTATTGTCTAACATAGATATTGCGGTTGGTTGAAAGAAACTTTTATGATCCAAAACACGTTGTTCATATAAAGGAGTTCTATTTAGAAATTTGTCAGTCATATTTCTTTGCATGTCAgtattagttttaattgttttttgaaaatttatttttttgtaaatcctAGCGAAACCTTTAAAATGTCGCAGCGGCTTCGTGGTTTCATTGCTCAACCATTCATTACGCGACAGCTGCAGATTGTCAATTTTACGCGTAGTGTCTATTATCCTTCCGCGATACCGAAGATCTAATGGAACATCTCTCTTTggccttttaatttttctcgtaCTTTGTAAAGCAAGAAGCTTTCTACTTAATCGACCGACTGACTTCTCTTCATTTCTCTCGGGTATGTACGGCAAACAGATCTTTTTGGTTTCAAtgtctcttcttcttttatcTAAGGGTATCGTcgtattttctaaaacattcAAACATATCCGTTTCGTCACGATTTCTTCTTCCTGCGTGATAGTTTTTTTAGGTGTATGATTCGTTCGTTTTTCCTCTTcaatgtcttttatttttgtatgttgAGACGTTACCATCTTCGTTGTCATTTggttttctttcttctcaGTTATCCTTTTAATCTGCGTTGTTGGGACTTTTACAGTGGTTCTTTCAGTCGGCGGCACTGGCGTCGATAAACTTGTGAGCACAGTTGATTTTTTCGACGATGTAACTGACgcttttttcttctcaaacTCTTCCATATACTTTTCAAATTCCTTTATATCTCTCtctaattttttctctctttccaataaaatcttttctctttcctctAACTTGCGTTCTTTCCAACGCAATTCTTCTTTCAATCTTTCTATTTCCTCTTCTATTTCCTCATATTTTATCTCTGTAGTCGTGATAATAACCAAAGTTGACGAAACAGTTGTGCTAGTAAACTCTAATGCCGGTGAAGTAAATAAAGGTTTACCATAAATATCCGTATAAATTGCTGTGTATCTTTCTGCGGTGTACCAAGCAGGAGTTGAAACTGAAGTTGGACTGACTTCCTCAAATCTTTCACTAAACGTAGCAATGGGTAGTGTGACAAATTTACCAATAGTTGATGTAATTGGACTGGTAATAGTAGGCGAAACAAATAAAGGTTCGCTGTAAAAGGTTACGTAGCTTGTAGTATACGTTTCTTCGATAGTATAAGGAGTCGTTGTTTGAATTGTAGGTAAACCGATACTATATGAATCCGTGACAGACGTAGTTACATACGGCGTCGGAGTTACATAATACGTAATTTGTACTTTTTCTGTTTCTTCTACGGGATATGTAATAGATGTGCTCTCTGTAATATAAGGTTTAACTGTCTCCTCTGTTTCTTCTGCATACGTCATAAATGTACTTTCTTTCATAGTCGTTGTCTCCGTAGTAAATGCAGTTTCCTCCGTGATACTGAATGGAGTTGTTTCAGATACGTAACTTGCGGTATACATTTCTTCGATGGTATAAAAAGTCGTACTTTCAATTGTAGCCAAACCAAGGGTATATAAATCCATAGGTGCAGTGACGTATGACGTTACGGTGACATAttctttctcctcctcctttgCAATGTATATAATAGATGTACTTTTCTCTGTTGTGTAGTATGTAACTTCCTCTGTTTCTTCTGTAGCATATGTGATAGACGTACTTCCTTCTGTTGTCATTTCTTCTGTCTTCTCCGTAGTATATGTCGTAGATGTAATTTCTTCTGTAACGCTAAATGGAGTTGTTTCACTTGAAATCGTACTAATTTCGACTAAACTCGATGTAGTAAACATATCAAAACTAGGAGATGCGACTTCAGTCTCTGTGATAGTGGAGACTGTCAAATTTGCTGTACCAACAGTCTCAACGGGAGATGTAATTGAGACGGCGATAGTGGTCGTCGTGACATTACCCTCGGTTGTACCAGctattattgtaacatttttttccttctctttttcacGTTGCATCATTTTCCTGcgtttctccttttctttGCCCCACTGTTTTTCCCTCTCCTTCagcttttcttctctctccgcCATCTCTCTCTCATACTGTTTAAGATCATCGAGTCGTTGCAACAACTGTTTTCTCTGTTCTTCTCGTCCGACAGTTTTACTTGTCGTAGTAAATTCAACTTCAGCCTCAGATGTGATAAACGGCGTGATACGCGGAAGGGTCACTTCTTCATCCGTTATCGCCAAAGTAACTTCAGTTTTAAAAGCCTCCTTCTCCGTTAATGTTGTTAGCGCCGGTGATACGGAGAAAGAAGTTAACTTCTCTACAATCTCAGTGTCTGTCGAAACCTCTTCTGCTGTCGTAGTTCTTTTCAATATAATCTCCGGAATTTCTTTAGGCTTGGTGACAAATTTTGGCAAGATAAAGCGTTCTGCATCCGTATACCTGGGAGCAATTGTTAGATATTCAAGTGGTTCTGTCGGGATTCTGAAAGTTGTCGAAGGGGGAAGAGTGTACTCCTCGGTAGTGCCAAAGCTTAACCACGTCGTCGTTGTTGATTCTGTCTCTTCACTCGCGGCAGACgcggtaaatttaatttctacctCAACCGTCGTTACATTCTCAAATATCGCCGATGTTGACGTTTCCAAGGAAGAAGTCGAAGTAACTTCTTCGGTATAAGATATTTCCGCGGTAGCCGTCGTTGAAGTCTCATTAGTATAAGTCAATGTAGTCTCGAAAGATGTTGAGTATCTTGTTAACTCGGAAGTCCCTACTTTGTACGGAGTTGTACCTTTGTCAAAAGGCGGACTTGTCGCCTTTTCTGTAgacaattttgtatattttaccgCTACTGTTGTCCTTTTCTTCGTCGTGGTTTCATATTCCTCGTAATAATGCCATTCGCTCGGTATTCCCGTCTCATATTCTTCGCACGCTTCATATTCCTCTTTGTAGAATGGttcttttgttacataatattcCGTTTCAGCTTCTAGAGTTTCTTCAGTAGTTGCTACCGAAACTGAAATAGCGGCCGTTGTTTCGATAAATAATGtggtagtatatattattggtGAACTTTCAGTCGTTGACGTTGTAAATTCTTCTGATACAGTTTCTGgcaatatagaaataatttctgaTACTTCTGGTACAGTGGGAGGCATTTCCGATGTAATTATTATCGACAGAACAGATTCGGAAAATGGAGCGAGTGTCACGATGACTCCAGTTTCTAAAATCGTTATATATTCCGGTCGTTCAGTAGTTGACAAGGGTATAACTGCCATCAAGCTTGTCTCCGTAATTTCTGTGGTAGTTTCTTCCAAAAGTGAAGTAGTAGTCACAGCTGTTATGAGTACTGAGCTGGTACCCGTAACACTTGTCTCTGTTTCTGACACTGTACTTGTTTCAGTAGAAGTTAAAGTAACTTTCGAAAGTGTAGATATTTCCTCAGTTGTTAGGGGAGTCACagtgacatttttttcaatcaattccATTTTTTCGGGTACCGTGGACAAAGTAATCGTTTCGATTACAAGAGGAGTTGCTTCCGTAGtcgtttcaataaaatatgaggGTGTTGTTCCTTCAGTgatagtaattttttctgtAGTAAGCCAAATCATTGTACGTTCTTTTGTACTGGTAGctgttattttttcttttgtgcttTCGTAGTAGTACTCTTCATATTCTGTTACAGAGAACGTCGTACTTTCGATGGTCTCAGTTAAAAAGGATGAAGTAATTAAAGTAGTTTTGTAAACTGTTGTTCCAGTATCCATTACAATAGTCGTGATTGGAATTTTAGTGACAGTAGGCGTTGTTaccgtaaaatatataacaggAGACATTGTACTTTCGAGGATTTCTGTTGTGATTACGGTAGCAGCTGTAGAAACTGTCGCATTCACGATCGTGATGGGTAATGTAGTTTGGATCTTTTCGATTGTAGACACCGTTGTAGAAATTACAGACGATACAGTCGTAGTTTGAGATGTCTCAAGTGAAGACGCTGTCGTCATAGATATCGGGGAGGCTGTAGTTTCTTCTGTTAAAAGTGTAGAAAGCGTAGTGTTCGGCGTTTCACTTGTCGTGCTTGTAATAAGCGTTGCTGTGGTTGGAactatagttttaaaaaaagttgtaaCAGGTTTTTTTGTCGTAGTCAAAAATGTGCTAGGAATTGTGGTAGGGAATATTTCACTTATCGTTGTATTTGTAATCAACGGCGTTGTActtgttaattttaacgtaGGAACTGTAGTTTTAATTGAAACTGTTGTAACAGGTGTTGTCGTAGAAGTGAAAGTGCTTTCAGTTGTTTCCACATGTGTAGTCGAAATCACCATTTCGGTGGTTTCTAAGCTTTCAGTGGATGTTGGAATTTCggtaattatttgaattttggtAGTTGATAGTATTTCCGTAATTGTTGGTGCTTTAGTGATAGTCGTTTTTTTAGTCGTTGGAATTTTGGTAGTTGCTAAAATTTCAGTAGATGTTACAGTTTCTGTAGTTACTACAGTTTCTGCAGTCGTTGGAATTGTGCTCGTTAATGTCTCGACGATTGTCGAAATTTCAGTAAACGTTGATATTTCCGTAATTGTTGGAATTTCGgtgattattgtaatttttgcaGACGTTGAAATCTCGGTAATTGTCAAATTTTCGGCCGAAgttgttttaatttcaataggCGTTAGAGTTTCAGTGGGCGTGATTGTTTTGGCACTTGTAATTCCTTTAGTAATTGGAGTTTTGAAAGTTGTCAAAATAGATATTGTAGTTTCTATAGTCGTTGGAATTGTACTGGTTGTTGGCATCTCGCTGGTTGTCGAAATTTCAATAGATGTTGGTGTTTTCGCAGTTGTTAAAGTTTGATTAATTGTTCGAATTTCAGTTATTGTAGTTTTTACAAACGTCGAAATTTCCGTAGCTGTTGTTGAACTTTCAGTAATGATTATTGTGGTTTCAGTAGGCGTTGAAGTTTCAATAGTTGTCGGGATTTCTGTAGCTGTTTCTTCCGCCGTTATAGTTTTCTCGATCTGTGTCACTGGGCTCTCGTCTTCTGGTGTTAACGTAGCTATCTCGACCTCTGTCGACGTACTCAAAATTGTTTCTGttctttctaaaattatagGCGAACTTGCGATTGCAGGAGTAATCtcagttttatacaaaatctcGCTAAATGTAGATTCTGATGTTTCAATTTGAGGACTCTTTGCCAGGGATATCGAAACTGGTATGATGGAAGTTGTAGTTTTAATCGTTAATTCTGTTTCCGTAGTCTTGACTAACGAAAGCGTCGCGAATGTATACAAAGACATATTTGTttcaacaaataaactttGCGCTATTTCCGTCGCCGAAGTCGTAGAGATAGGTTCCACAGTTTCTTCCGCCGTAGTCACGCTCTCAGCAATTAACGCAGTAGTCTCTTCGACCAAAGTTTCAGTGGCTGCAGGGATCGTAATTTTCAAAGTAATATCCGTCATACCCTCTAAAAATGAAGTCAACAGCATGACAGGTTCGATCgtgtatttttctatcgtcGGAATTACGATGGGAATCTCGGTTACTTCAGTAGTGAATGGCGCAACTACCGTTACGGGTATAGTAATGATCTCAGTGGTTAAGAATGCTTCGTCAATCGGAAGAATTGTTAATTCTGTCGTATAAAATAATGGCAACGTAGTTGGCATTGTAATGGTAAAAGCGCTCAGCGTAACCGGCAGTTGCGCCATTCTCGTATAATGTCGTTCGTCGTAGCTCTCGCTGTATTCAAAATCAGTAACCGTTACATACTCGTATAAAGACGATTCGGTCACTTCGAAAGCTTCTTTCTTTTCCGCTACTGTACTTAAAGCTGTAATTGTTTGTGCCTCGGTGAAATACAGCGAATATGTTAACGCAGAAAATTCTGTGGTTGTAAAAATCAGCGGTGGCAACGACCCCGTTAAATTCTGTGTGGTCACATCGGTTGCGTACTCTACGTAAGGTTTCTCAGTCTTATCCAACAATCGAAGTATGTCGAGATAAGCCGTTGCTTCTTTGTAAAATTGCGGATCAGtgggagagaattttttctccTTATCCTTGTTAGAAGTAGATATTTCGCCCGACACTACTTGCTCCGCATTGCGCTGCGTCAGATCGCGTTTGTCATTCGACGAGAAATGCGCAGAATTATCCTTCTTTGTAGACGTATCAAAGAAGGATGCTTTATTCAGTTGCATTATTGATTTGCTTATCTGATGATTTTGTGCGCGTCtacttgcaaaattattttccctCAATATGTTACTTTTAATCAAACGCGACGGTCTTGCAATAGGCGTCGTTGTGcgtttcattctttttaatcCGGATTCGATAAACTGTCGCATTGGCTTTACTCGCATCTCGTATAAACTTTTCGTTAGAGACttcaaatttctattaaatctcGAATGAGGCAATCTGCGTCCCTCAACGTCGCCTGATTTCGGAGACTCTCCCTCgttaaattttctctttttgacGAAGTTTCCGCGACCACCCTGTACGTCTGAATTGCTAATCGAATTCTCGCGCTTGCGAGACAATctcgttaatttatttaaaaagagatcGTTGggttttcttctaattttcaCGTTACGTTCTGCAACACCTTCGATCTTAATACGTCTGTTGTCTGAAGACTGATCGTTAACACTTTCTGTAGAGAGATCAGAATCGTAACGATCGACTTTGTCAGCTAGCCTCGCAAAATGTGTGTCCCTTCTGTCCTCTCGCTCGGTCCTCGCTGATCtgacattgttttttttatcgcaCAGTCTGTCTTGCACGTCGCTCAGGCTCCGATTGACTAATTTGATTGCGCTCAGCAATTTTTGTAACTCCGAGGATAACGGTTTAATTGCCGTTAAGAGAACGCGCGAATTTGCCACATCAGATTGCCCTTTCTTCAATGGCCATTCGGTATCTGGAGACAACGACGTAGATGTCACATACTCTTCCGTATTAAAGAGCCAATCGACTCCGGTGCTATAATTACTAAACGgcgttttatcaataaatctATTGTCGTAATCGAAATTGATAGAATGAGTTAACTTTTCGTTGTTATATTCGCTTGGAACTGACATTCCGTAttcttgattatttttgtttacaccCTCGCTATTTAAAACAGCGTTATTAACCAAGGTGCATGTAATATTCGAAAAGAAagtattatctttatttgcaGATGCGTCAAAGGCAGCGCCATGTCGCGTCGCAATGTCATCTATAAAGTCTACTGTAGGTTTATCTTCGTTGCATTCTGTCGAAAATTTAGAGTCGTCTTCTCGATCTTGTGGCATATCGAATACTTCTTTATCTTCATTAGTTAAGtcaatttcaacattttccAAAGTGACTGGCGTATATATATTGTCGTCGAGGGTGTCAAAAGTATCTCGGAAGCTCGCAGTTGTCAATTCGACACCAAACTCGTTGTACCCCGGAgatttttcgtaattttcgcTACCCTGAAACAAATTCTCATCGTCTAGTTTTGTCACAGACTCAACACTTGGTTGACCATTAATTCCCTTCAAAGATTCATCATAATTAGGAACATTAAGGGtggaagataataaaaatggcGGCAAGTCATAGGGATTGGTTCCGCCGCGTGAATGAACATCCACTATGGAAATATTGTCGTAATCCGAAACGGGAGAAGCAGTTTTATCGGGAATCTTGGAAACAGCGTCGATTGAATTCGGACGAATCTGAAAGGCGACGCCCGGATACAGGAAGTCGGGATAGGACGGCGGCACCGTGGGATTCGCGTTTTCTTCGGGAATACGTGAATCAAGGGTGGAGTATAAATAATTCGCGTTCTCATCAGATAAACGGTGATCGCCTCTCGGAAGATACGCTCTACCGACGTCTTTCACATCGTGGTGCATGTGCGCCTTGAACGAGAGAATAGCGGAGGTTGCATTATCCTTATCCCTTTCTAACGGTTTATATCTCTCAGGTATAATTATTCTATCTACGCCTGTCTCTTGGACATCCTTCAGAACGTACAGGTCCTTAGAAACCGgtactaataaaaatgttttattggaCCCCGTTAGACGATCATTAAATACTTCTTCTCTAGAAGTATATGGATTTGAAGAGCTTTTTCGTCCATTGTATCGCCGTTGAAATCCTTTAGGATAGCTGAAGCTCACGGAGGAATTCGCGCCAAGTATTTTAGGACGATACGCAGGGAgcagcattttattattcaatccTTCAAAGCTCTGTACATTGACCATAATTTTGGATTTCGGATTCGCAGTTTTGGAAAGTATTAGATTTCTTTTAGAACCATTCATGTCAAATAATCTCCGCGAATTTGGATATCGTTCGGCGATAGGGAATGCAGCCTCATTGAAGGAGCGATCGTAGTCTAAATTCTCATCGTCTCCGTTAATCATCTCCGTTTTCATCGTCGTAGAGTCTAGATTAATTGTGGCAACCGGAATAGTTGATTCCAAAACTTGCCAGATCGGAAATCCCTCCTCATCGACGTAGTCATCGCCCACGTAATCGTTCCGATAACGCGCGATTTTGCTATGAGAATTCTTCGCATATTTCTTCCCTTTTCGTAGATTTCGTTTGATTCGTTCTAACTTGTCTGGAATTTTACTGCTTTGTGGGGAGCCATCGATTTGATTCTCTATTAGCAATTGCCTGTTGTGCTTATTCACCATTTGAATTTCAGCATCGATAGGTATTTCAGATATTCTACTTTGCGTTGTATTTTTCTCATCAAAAATGTATCTCATGCCGTTACCTGCGAACGTCGGAGAAAGAGATGTTAGAAGAATATATGCGATAATATCAGAACAATTTTACTAACGGTCGTTGATACAAAATAaagcaagttttttttata
This genomic window from Monomorium pharaonis isolate MP-MQ-018 chromosome 8, ASM1337386v2, whole genome shotgun sequence contains:
- the LOC105831666 gene encoding uncharacterized protein LOC105831666 isoform X1 is translated as MRYIFDEKNTTQSRISEIPIDAEIQMVNKHNRQLLIENQIDGSPQSSKIPDKLERIKRNLRKGKKYAKNSHSKIARYRNDYVGDDYVDEEGFPIWQVLESTIPVATINLDSTTMKTEMINGDDENLDYDRSFNEAAFPIAERYPNSRRLFDMNGSKRNLILSKTANPKSKIMVNVQSFEGLNNKMLLPAYRPKILGANSSVSFSYPKGFQRRYNGRKSSSNPYTSREEVFNDRLTGSNKTFLLVPVSKDLYVLKDVQETGVDRIIIPERYKPLERDKDNATSAILSFKAHMHHDVKDVGRAYLPRGDHRLSDENANYLYSTLDSRIPEENANPTVPPSYPDFLYPGVAFQIRPNSIDAVSKIPDKTASPVSDYDNISIVDVHSRGGTNPYDLPPFLLSSTLNVPNYDESLKGINGQPSVESVTKLDDENLFQGSENYEKSPGYNEFGVELTTASFRDTFDTLDDNIYTPVTLENVEIDLTNEDKEVFDMPQDREDDSKFSTECNEDKPTVDFIDDIATRHGAAFDASANKDNTFFSNITCTLVNNAVLNSEGVNKNNQEYGMSVPSEYNNEKLTHSINFDYDNRFIDKTPFSNYSTGVDWLFNTEEYVTSTSLSPDTEWPLKKGQSDVANSRVLLTAIKPLSSELQKLLSAIKLVNRSLSDVQDRLCDKKNNVRSARTEREDRRDTHFARLADKVDRYDSDLSTESVNDQSSDNRRIKIEGVAERNVKIRRKPNDLFLNKLTRLSRKRENSISNSDVQGGRGNFVKKRKFNEGESPKSGDVEGRRLPHSRFNRNLKSLTKSLYEMRVKPMRQFIESGLKRMKRTTTPIARPSRLIKSNILRENNFASRRAQNHQISKSIMQLNKASFFDTSTKKDNSAHFSSNDKRDLTQRNAEQVVSGEISTSNKDKEKKFSPTDPQFYKEATAYLDILRLLDKTEKPYVEYATDVTTQNLTGSLPPLIFTTTEFSALTYSLYFTEAQTITALSTVAEKKEAFEVTESSLYEYVTVTDFEYSESYDERHYTRMAQLPVTLSAFTITMPTTLPLFYTTELTILPIDEAFLTTEIITIPVTVVAPFTTEVTEIPIVIPTIEKYTIEPVMLLTSFLEGMTDITLKITIPAATETLVEETTALIAESVTTAEETVEPISTTSATEIAQSLFVETNMSLYTFATLSLVKTTETELTIKTTTSIIPVSISLAKSPQIETSESTFSEILYKTEITPAIASSPIILERTETILSTSTEVEIATLTPEDESPVTQIEKTITAEETATEIPTTIETSTPTETTIIITESSTTATEISTFVKTTITEIRTINQTLTTAKTPTSIEISTTSEMPTTSTIPTTIETTISILTTFKTPITKGITSAKTITPTETLTPIEIKTTSAENLTITEISTSAKITIITEIPTITEISTFTEISTIVETLTSTIPTTAETVVTTETVTSTEILATTKIPTTKKTTITKAPTITEILSTTKIQIITEIPTSTESLETTEMVISTTHVETTESTFTSTTTPVTTVSIKTTVPTLKLTSTTPLITNTTISEIFPTTIPSTFLTTTKKPVTTFFKTIVPTTATLITSTTSETPNTTLSTLLTEETTASPISMTTASSLETSQTTTVSSVISTTVSTIEKIQTTLPITIVNATVSTAATVITTEILESTMSPVIYFTVTTPTVTKIPITTIVMDTGTTVYKTTLITSSFLTETIESTTFSVTEYEEYYYESTKEKITATSTKERTMIWLTTEKITITEGTTPSYFIETTTEATPLVIETITLSTVPEKMELIEKNVTVTPLTTEEISTLSKVTLTSTETSTVSETETSVTGTSSVLITAVTTTSLLEETTTEITETSLMAVIPLSTTERPEYITILETGVIVTLAPFSESVLSIIITSEMPPTVPEVSEIISILPETVSEEFTTSTTESSPIIYTTTLFIETTAAISVSVATTEETLEAETEYYVTKEPFYKEEYEACEEYETGIPSEWHYYEEYETTTKKRTTVAVKYTKLSTEKATSPPFDKGTTPYKVGTSELTRYSTSFETTLTYTNETSTTATAEISYTEEVTSTSSLETSTSAIFENVTTVEVEIKFTASAASEETESTTTTWLSFGTTEEYTLPPSTTFRIPTEPLEYLTIAPRYTDAERFILPKFVTKPKEIPEIILKRTTTAEEVSTDTEIVEKLTSFSVSPALTTLTEKEAFKTEVTLAITDEEVTLPRITPFITSEAEVEFTTTSKTVGREEQRKQLLQRLDDLKQYEREMAEREEKLKEREKQWGKEKEKRRKMMQREKEKEKNVTIIAGTTEGNVTTTTIAVSITSPVETVGTANLTVSTITETEVASPSFDMFTTSSLVEISTISSETTPFSVTEEITSTTYTTEKTEEMTTEGSTSITYATEETEEVTYYTTEKSTSIIYIAKEEEKEYVTVTSYVTAPMDLYTLGLATIESTTFYTIEEMYTASYVSETTPFSITEETAFTTETTTMKESTFMTYAEETEETVKPYITESTSITYPVEETEKVQITYYVTPTPYVTTSVTDSYSIGLPTIQTTTPYTIEETYTTSYVTFYSEPLFVSPTITSPITSTIGKFVTLPIATFSERFEEVSPTSVSTPAWYTAERYTAIYTDIYGKPLFTSPALEFTSTTVSSTLVIITTTEIKYEEIEEEIERLKEELRWKERKLEEREKILLEREKKLERDIKEFEKYMEEFEKKKASVTSSKKSTVLTSLSTPVPPTERTTVKVPTTQIKRITEKKENQMTTKMVTSQHTKIKDIEEEKRTNHTPKKTITQEEEIVTKRICLNVLENTTIPLDKRRRDIETKKICLPYIPERNEEKSVGRLSRKLLALQSTRKIKRPKRDVPLDLRYRGRIIDTTRKIDNLQLSRNEWLSNETTKPLRHFKGFARIYKKINFQKTIKTNTDMQRNMTDKFLNRTPLYEQRVLDHKSFFQPTAISMLDNKEDKTKNAFFRYNLISEKRNNFLTDDKASIQKRDVSLIENNERFWSKESRDNISNQKVTTATTEENGFYTVNVLHLNYNEDKQTHEVLSTKPNKDKLTAILSESNDIYRTEFGKKITTPYYEVEEKDEDLEEDELSEEAEKKIEDEKDYIEDLIEDYMNYKENETSTQTQNGRFKDDRVKDKKMTENERKLLDQAWPIEKSMSYHLGGTRFWELDFVTEPSAALHTIDKNKTTIDVSNIRTTCFDVILKNETGEAKSNVSYHKRNIHNNEMEKQVSIDNRSASLKNVTRKNALRNKLKMERARQIARKLRRDSQRSHEPNDYKRSFEEERTVKFNDFRRTSNEDLITAKKRKLCGVNANKLKRQSVKHKDATNKHKKKQPAKSQTLQNVTNLRSIYNTGNCVANKKSNYRQTTTANQVKTTNNKKANEKLTHSTAANHKAKPRSRERKLHNCFNCICDVVNVISDIRSLLDRISFPLDEIKALNCSKYKDIQDKIVITTDSDMEETREFPQPHYNIESLKGQKYIKLEELEDNFKSDLEFDSDYDIVSLPGLNLNLPCNRDSEGITWLSSVSRPSYTWKRADGIALFGFVAENGDLELRNVNAKDTGNYTCVMTHINPDNEEPVETAYEIHLQVVTLPRYIVHGENRYHVRSCDERDLDALVTYLPLKLNSVICEADFCNAYVLTPTCSRSQITINILLVPSHIVKLMMIDPKRCNVVCLKTIQDKLSLILSTNLQIFLRKTNYHIMSRDWYRSSKSRRSQDEREERPIQTCPPGDPTMSVYFPAVQQDTVFVIYVVFLVMWALIARMEYRIVRNARLAHISRITVPEFVARALIQ